Proteins from a single region of Trichoderma asperellum chromosome 3, complete sequence:
- a CDS encoding uncharacterized protein (EggNog:ENOG41), which yields MTSAGLFKLTMFIKRKPGLSEEEFHSYWTEKHPAVVNEWLAKHGVVTYVQFHTPSEIREQCKEVGTGLGSDNVVGYDGYVELTVRSIDALKNAFSDPFYKSYVQPDEATFIDPISSYRTFGYEERYIEGNKVLKQ from the exons ATGACTTCAGCAGGGCTGTTCAAGCTCACAATGTTTATTAAGCGCAAGCCTGGTCTTAGCGAAGAGGAGTTCCATTCTTACTGGACGGAGAAACACCCAGCAGTGGTAAATGAATGGCTTGCAAAGCATGGTGTAGTTACTTATGTTCAG TTTCACACTCCGTCAGAGATTCGCGAACAGTGCAAAGAGGTCGGGACTGGTTTGGGGAGCGACAATGTCGTGGGTTACGATGGTTACGTTGAGCTCACTGTGCGGAGCATAGACGCGTTGAAGAACGCCTTCTCCGACCCATTCTACAAGTCTTATGTCCAGCCCGACGAAGCTACATTCATTGACCCGATTTCAAGCTACCGCACATTTGGTTATGAGGAACGATATATTGAAGGTAACAAGGTACTGAAACAATAG
- a CDS encoding uncharacterized protein (EggNog:ENOG41) — protein MSSHNAVYYGKSKDKPGFGGKNSALRKVPNHPTYNIDRFIGRSGQIVSHQQRQSPGSGRAEVETRAIAARQARATAILHAFDTQFSHSSKPPEQ, from the exons ATGTCTTCTCACAACGCTGTCTATTATGGCAAGTCCAA GGACAAGCCAGGTTTCGGTGGCAAGAATTCCGCACTTCGAAAGGTCCCCAACCATCCGACCTATAACATAGATCGATTCATTGGCCGCAGCGGGCAGATCGTCAGTCACCAGCAACGCCAATCGCCAGGCTCAGGACGTGCAGAGGTAGAAACTAGAGCCATAGCAGCAAGACAAGCTAGAGCCACCGCAATTTTACACGCATTCGATACACAGTTCAGTCATTCTAGCAAGCCTCCAGAACAGTAG
- a CDS encoding uncharacterized protein (EggNog:ENOG41~TransMembrane:1 (n4-12c17/18o732-750i)~SECRETED:SignalP(1-17)) codes for MKGALVVGAIAIGAANATKFPECEQNNCYRNLIDERFSAEATPACFSWLAGTTTANAAIPTDYSNCPDYNAFSSACSCITYTATHTGGAAAPTSLPAVPTTAAGLPGDEDCDEPTKTPGRPGHPVTTPAGRPTPPSGGNGGYPPPGQSSEDCDETKTQNFPGHPVTTPAGRPTPPAGGNGGHPRPSKSEDCDESSTQNHPGQPTGPGGVPPYSVPVGTETGPAVSVPTGPGGVPPYSVPVGTETGPAVSVPTGPAQTTGSELPVTTGPAVSVPTGPATGPASVPHSVPVGTESIPVGTETGPAVSVPTGPASVPYSVPVGTETGPAVSVPTGPASVPVGTESIPVGTETGPAVTETAPVTTGSASPVTTGVPQFSTSTVFTTSVRTITQCPPEVTNCPTRPKTVTDTIALYTTICPVTASEGAHPTSSGPAGSSPSGPAGGAPPAQTSGGSSPATTGPAGSSPSGPAGSSPSGPAGGSPSGPAGSSPSGPAGGAPPAQTSGGSSPITTGAPQYSTSTVFTTSVRTITQCPPEVTNCPTRPKTVTDTIALYTTICPVTASEGAHPTQPAGQPGNSAPAEPTTTTTATSYITQTFTITRCPPGTPNCPVGAVTTTVYPNGPSTLVSETVPAVVTPPVSSAAAVTVPVVPVPPPAASSAPPSNPAVPPYNPAVPVGTAPAVPPPVGTAPAGSPVYTPPANPPVVSPASPVGTNPVGPPAGGPPAGSPSGIPVNSAGRVGGSLFAVIAAAAVFLL; via the exons ATGAAGGGTGCCTTAGTTGttggcgccatcgccattggCGCGGCCAATGCCACGAAATTCCCCGAGTGCGAGCAGAACAACTGCTACCGCAACCTGATCGATGAGCGCTTCAGCGCTGAGGCTACTCCTGCTTGCTTTAGCTGGCTCGCCGGTACCACTACAGCCAACGCGGCTATTCCCACCGACTACTCCAACTGCCCCGACTACAATGCTTTCAGCTCTGCCTGCTCATGCATCACTTACACTGCTACCCACACCGGCGGTGCTGCCGCTCCTACTTCTCTGCCCGCCGTCCCTACCACTGCCGCCGGTCTTCCTGGCGACGAGGACTGCGACGAGCCCACCAAGACCCCCGGTAGGCCCGGCCACCCGGTGACGACTCCCGCTGGACGCCCTACTCCTCCCTCTGGAGGCAACGGTGGCTACCCTCCCCCAGGCCAGTCTTCTGAGGACTGCGACGAGACCAAGACCCAGAACTTCCCTGGCCACCCAGTGACAACTCCCGCTGGACGCCCTACTCCTCCTGCTGGAGGCAACGGCGGCCACCCTCGCCCCAGCAAGTCCGAGGATTGCGATGAGAGCTCTACCCAGAACCACCCTGGCCAGCCTACTGGTCCTGGTGGCGTTCCTCCTTACAGCGTCCCCGTTGGCACCGAGACTGGTCCTGCCGTCTCTGTTCCTACCGGCCCTGGCGGTGTTCCTCCTTACAGCGTTCCCGTTGGTACTGAGACCGGCCCTGCCGTCTCTGTCCCTACCGGTCCTGCCCAGACCACCGGTAGCGAGCTCCCCGTTACCACCGGCCCCGCCGTCTCTGTTCCTACCGGCCCCGCCACTGGCCCGGCTTCCGTTCCTCACAGCGTCCCTGTAGGCACTGAGAGCATCCCCGTTGGCACCGAGACTGGTCCTGCCGTCTCTGTTCCTACTGGCCCTGCTTCCGTTCCTTACAGCGTCCCCGTCGGCACTGAGACTGGCCCTGCTGTTTCTGTTCCTACTGGCCCTGCTTCCGTCCCTGTTGGCACTGAGAGCATTCCCGTTGGCACCGAGACTGGACCTGCTGTTACTGAGACTGCTCCTGTTACCACTGGTAGTGCTTCTCCCGTTACCACTGGTGTTCCTCAGTTCAGCACATCCACTGTTTTCACCACCTCTGTCCGCACTATTACTCAGTGCCCTCCTGAG GTTACCAACTGCCCTACGCGCCCCAAGACTGTGACCGACACCATTGCTCTGTACACCACCATCTGCCCTGTTACCGCGTCTGAGGGAGCTCACCCTACCTCTTCTGGCCCTGCcggctcttctccctctggccctgctggtggtgctcctcctgctcagACCTCCGGTGGCTCTTCTCCCGCTACCACTGGTCCTGctggctcttctccttccggccctgctggctcttctccctccgGCCCTGCTGGTGGCTCTCCTTCCGGCCCTGCTGGTTCTTCTCCTTCCGgccctgctggtggtgctccTCCCGCTCAGACCTCCGGCGGCTCTTCTCCCATTACCACTGGCGCTCCTCAGTACAGCACCTCCACTGTCTTCACTACCTCTGTCCGCACTATCACTCAGTGCCCTCCTGAGGTTACCAACTGCCCTACGCGCCCCAAGACTGTGACCGACACCATTGCTCTGTACACCACCATCTGCCCTGTTACCGCCTCTGAGGGTGCTCACCCCACTCAGCCCGCTGGCCAGCCTGGTAACTCTGCTCCTGCCGAgcctaccaccaccaccaccgccacctcTTACATCACCCAGACCTTCACCATCACCCGATGCCCTCCTGGAACCCCCAACTGCCCCGTTGGCGCTGTCACAACCACTGTCTACCCCAACGGCCCTTCCACTCTTGTGTCCGAGACCGTCCCTGCGGTTGTGACTCCTCCGGTCTCTTCTGCCGCCGCTGTCACCGTTCCCGTGGTCCCTGTGCCTCCTCCGGCCGCTTCTTCTGCCCCTCCTTCCAACCCGGCAGTTCCTCCTTATAACCCTGCGGTCCCCGTTGGAACTGCCCCCGCTGTTCCTCCTCCCGTTGGCACTGCTCCCGCTGGTTCCCCGGTGTACACCCCTCCGGCTAACCCTCCGGTTGTCTCTCCCGCCTCCCCTGTCGGCACCAACCCTGTTGGTCCCCCAGCTGGCGGTCCTCCTGCGGGCTCTCCCTCAGGTATCCCTGTCAACTCTGCCGGCCGTGTTGGTGGCAGCCTCTTCGCTGtcatcgccgctgctgcagtcTTCCTTTTGTAA
- a CDS encoding uncharacterized protein (EggNog:ENOG41) produces MERESLVTGTAVANKDLQPNLNEEPSHSQAESDWQNILLHVNGSILPGFDLEHIRSMGTDDSPGLRVEILARAGTPAAPLLLMKLQIKCGEIWHLFAIIALPFSENRVPLSADLIQVANTATMKALFTIPSTYISSSTVIDPTNGLDFDLIRLGLPDPQYNSAPSPSSTFVRPEGTQIICITAEAKANQLVVEYPSSFWRQVHRQPTATRSIVSRIKSMLSPMSQESHISFWITFPFYQDWRRDWRLFFGDGLKESPFGKIKWEKRQEDNTPSRPFRSLLIPFPDSEWIAAENDKQEYGIDATGLPTAYLMAVNMKTTEVVLPDIGTLVEIDLSVAQGYFQLPKQPQTSPHIRKIAVEVQGVLKVAENKAQGATEEAQTKLSGIRDREAIAEDFAPLISEIYIEAAAKGLMPYINKLSNKAKAKHPSGPEDAQRWVDALEVASLLRARSGENDNAHVKRIAKWVKSQGVSLRTLKPNKLGEPFLGCRLDPPCDIPTEVALFHLEVPKQPDWPRGFKQPPLRIAIPKVLPTPKSPINVYRKKDFFFATEAEAVEVECLEIRVVDNLELDPIESEQLESTLRKIAVAITTAE; encoded by the coding sequence ATGGAGCGCGAATCCCTTGTCACTGGGACAGCTGTTGCCAATAAAGATTTGCAGCCCAATCTCAATGAAGAGCCAAGCCATTCTCAAGCCGAATCTGACTGGCAAAATATTCTACTTCATGTCAACGGCAGTATTTTACCAGGCTTTGATCTCGAGCATATTCGCTCCATGGGAACAGACGACTCTCCTGGACTTCGAGTAGAAATTCTAGCTCGGGCTGGAACTCCTGCTGCGCCTTTGCTTCTCATGAAGCTACAAATCAAATGTGGAGAGATATGGCATCTTTTTGCGATCATCGCTTTGCCATTTAGCGAAAATAGAGTTCCGTTGTCCGCCGATCTTATTCAAGTAGCCAACACGGCTACTATGAAAGCCTTGTTCACCATACCGTCTACGTATATTAGCTCCAGTACTGTTATCGATCCTACGAATGGCTTGGATTTCGACCTCATAAGATTGGGACTACCTGATCCTCAATATAATAGCGCTCCTTCGCCTAGTAGCACTTTCGTCCGGCCCGAAGGCACCCAGATAATCTGTATCACCGCTGAGGCAAAAGCTAACCAACTTGTCGTGGAGTACCCATCCTCATTTTGGCGGCAAGTTCACCGCCAGCCAACGGCGACGCGAAGCATCGTTAGTCGCATTAAATCGATGCTCTCGCCGATGAGTCAAGAGAGCCATATTTCATTCTGGATCACGTTCCCTTTCTATCAAGATTGGAGACGTGATTGGCGACTTTTCTTTGGCGATGGACTCAAAGAGAGTCCCTTTGGCAAAATTAAGTGGGAGAAACGCCAAGAAGACAATACCCCAAGCCGTCCATTTCGATCCCTCTTGATTCCCTTCCCAGATTCAGAATGGATTGCAGCAGAAAACGACAAGCAGGAATACGGCATAGACGCTACAGGGCTTCCTACAGCCTACTTGATGGCTGTCAACATGAAGACCACCGAAGTGGTCCTACCTGATATCGGAACCTTGGTAGAAATAGATCTGTCAGTTGCCCAGGGTTATTTCCAGCTGCCGAAACAGCCTCAAACATCGCCTCACATCCGAAAGATTGCGGTAGAAGTTCAAGGTGTCCTTAAAGTAGCTGAAAATAAGGCGCAGGGTGCTACAGAAGAAGCTCAGACCAAGCTGAGTGGTATCCGCGATAGGGAGGCTATTGCAGAAGACTTCGCCCCCTTGATATCCGAGATTTATATCGAAGCCGCTGCCAAGGGCTTAATGCCATATATCAATAAATTGTCAAATAAAGCAAAGGCAAAGCATCCCTCCGGGCCTGAAGATGCTCAGCGATGGGTAGACGCCCTAGAAGTAGCATCTCTACTTCGAGCACGCAGCGGCGAAAATGACAACGCGCATGTCAAACGTATTGCCAAATGGGTCAAGTCTCAAGGTGTATCATTGCGGACCTTGAAGCCAAATAAACTCGGTGAACCATTTCTGGGCTGTCGTTTAGACCCGCCTTGCGATATTCCCACAGAGGTTGCACTCTTCCACCTGGAAGTACCCAAGCAGCCAGACTGGCCGCGCGGCTTTAAACAACCCCCCCTGCGAATCGCCATCCCAAAGGTCCTTCCGACCCCCAAATCCCCCATAAATGTATATAGGAAGAAagacttcttttttgctACTGAGGCAGAGGCGGTAGAGGTGGAGTGTCTCGAAATCCGCGTCGTGGACAATCTTGAGCTGGATCCCATAGAGAGCGAACAGTTGGAGTCTACTCTCCGGAAAATTGCCGTTGCAATAACTACGGCTGAGTAG
- the MIR1_1 gene encoding mitochondrial phosphate carrier protein — translation MAAAQVQVSEPKKLEGFSLYSRFALAGAVCCSVTHGGLTPVDVVKTRIQLDPATYNRGLVGGFRQVIQNEGAGALLTGAGPTFAGYFLQGAFKFGGYEFFKAQFINQLGLETASNNRTAIYLASSAAAEFFADIALCPLEATRIRLVSEPTYANGLVGGFSKMLKNEGIGAFYAGFGPILFKQIPYTMAKFVVFEKVSEAVFRAFPKEDLSAGMQTTANLGSGLIAGFAAAIVSQPADTMLSKINKTKGLPGEGTTSRLIKIGKELGLRGSYTGIGARLFMVGTLTAGQFAIYGDLKKALGAVGGVEIAK, via the exons ATGGCTGCCGCTCAAGTTCAGGTTTCCGAGCCCAAGAAGCTCGAGGGattctctctctactctcgtTTCGCCCTCGCTGGTGCCGTCTGCTGCTCCGTCACCCACGGTGGTTTGACTCCCGTCGATGT CGTCAAGACCCGTATCCAGCTCGACCCCGCTACCTACAACCGCGGCCTCGTCGGTGGCTTCCGCCAGGTTATTCAGAATGAGGGTGCTGGCGCTCTCCTGACTGGTGCTGGCCCTACCTTCGCCGGTTACTTCCTGCAGGGTGCTTTCAAGTTCGGTGGTTACGAGTTCTTCAAGGCCCAGTTCATCAACCAGCTCGGCCTTGAGACTGCCTCCAACAACCGCACTGCCATCTACCTGgcctcctctgccgccgccgagtTCTTCGCCGACATTGCTCTCTGCCCTCTTGAGGCTACCCGTATCCGTCTCGTCTCCGAGCCCACCTATGCCAACGGTCTTGTTGGTGGTTTCTCCAAGATGCTGAAGAACGAGGGTATCGGTGCTTTCTACGCCGGTTTCGGACCCATCCTCTTCAAGCA GATCCCTTACACCATGGCCAAGTTTGTCGTGTTCGAGAAGGTCTCTGAGGCCGTTTTCCGTGCCTTCCCCAAGGAGGACCTGTCCGCCGGCATGCAGACCACTGCCAACCTGGGCTCTGGTCTCATTGCTGGTTTCGCTGCTGCTATCGTTTCCCAGCCTGCCGACACCATGCTTTCCAAGATCAACAAGACCAAGGGCCTTCCTGGTGAGGGCACTACCTCTCGTCTGATCAAGATCGGCAAGGAGCTCGGTCTCCGTGGCTCCTACACCGGTATTGGTGCCCGTCTCTTCATGGTCGGAACCCTGACCGCTGGTCAGTTCGCCATCTACGGTGACCTGAAGAAGGCTCTCGGCGCCGTTGGCGGTGTTGAGATTGccaaataa
- a CDS encoding uncharacterized protein (EggNog:ENOG41), which produces MYRRAATKQLRLSGSAALRASWASSSASKRPLSLAANYKSHASNLTPCASICRSFSSTTSLRSSFDDDQGTYSESDHEHAVISTFDLFSIGIGPSSSHTVGPMRAGNIFVADLLAAGLLPKVDRIRVALYGSLALTGEGHMTPSALLLGLESANVETVDTAYVPERFEQIKKDKKLFLGHQLPDGKGKEIAFDFDRDFKWEWGKKLPLHSNGMRLMVFDKEGYMLATNDLFSVGGGFVVNGALSINKADSESSAKDAGLGLSTEAHGAHPSDLAENMYYKEIRREDAAGDRRTGQEIKPIGDAAGLLTSGADGGDALPPAASSTDEASSSGGAHGPQPRYPFRDAKSLLALCDKHNLTIAQVVYENEKSHGYTDDEIRDKLFRIWEVMDNSILEGVQAAPDSTLPGSLKLHRRAPALYRRLTRGLYPSYTTSASNATESAQAQLPLDSKEPSPGSQMPGSLTTAPTPSSSPTGRKDMAIRRAAALRTHGSFSHPVLPSPRRRTTFPAMDYLTVYAMAVNETNAAGGRIVTAPTNGAAGIIPAVLKYTVEFVSDDPERDILSFLLTAAAIGMLYKRGATISAAEGGCMAEVGVACSMAAGAFAACMGASPQTIEQAAEIGIEHNLGLTCDPIGGLVQAPCIERNALGAIKAISSANLALSGETGTQKVSLDDAIRAMRVTAQGMRNEFKETSLSGLATSVPLHIPVSVPDC; this is translated from the exons ATGTACCGCCGTGCAGCGACAAAGCAGCTTAGGCTGTCGGGAAGTGCTGCCTTGCGGGCATCATGGGCTTCATCAAGCGCATCCAAGCGGCCACTTAGTCTGGCTGCCAATTATAAAAGTCACGCATCTAATCTTACACCATGCGCATCGATATGTCGAAGCTTCAGCAGCACGACTTCTCTGCGGAGCAGTTTCGATGATGACCAGGGAACCTACAGCGAGTCCGATCATGAACATGCTGTCATCTCAACTTTTGATCTCTTTTCCATTGGCATTGGCCCTTCATCGTCCCATACGGTTGGGCCAATGCGAGCGGGCAATATCTTCGTTGCAGACCTCCTGGCGGCTGGCTTGCTCCCAAAAGTCGACAGAATACGCGTAGCTCTCTACGGCAGTCTTGCACTCACAGGCGAGGGCCATATGACGCCGTCTGCTCTTCTGCTCGGCCTTGAAAGCGCCAACGTCGAGACCGTCGACACAGCCTACGTGCCTGAACGCTTTGAGCAGAtcaaaaaggacaaaaaacTCTTCTTGGGCCATCAACTCCCAGatggcaagggcaaggaaaTCGCGTTTGACTTTGACCGTGACTTCAAATGGGAGTGgggcaagaagctgccgctgcACAGTAACGGCATGCGCCTCATGGTATTCGACAAAGAGGGATACATGTTGGCAACGAATGACCTATTCAGCGTGGGCGGCGGATTTGTTGTCAATGGTGCCTTGTCAATCAATAAGGCGGATTCGGAGTCATCCGCGAAAGATGCCGGTTTGGGACTGTCTACAGAAGCCCACGGCGCGCATCCATCTGACCTCGCCGAGAATATGTACTACAAGGAGATTCGGCGAGAAGATGCAGCAGGAGATCGAAGGACTGGACAAGAGATCAAGCCAATCGGAGACGCTGCCGGTCTGCTTACGTCTGGTGCTGATGGCGGAGATGCTCTCCCCCCAGCCGCATCCTCAACCGATGAGGCTTCTTCGTCTGGCGGAGCGCACGGCCCTCAGCCTCGATATCCTTTTAGAGACGCAAAGAGCTTACTAGCACTGTGTGACAAGCACAACCTGACGATCGCACAAGTCGTGTACGAGAATGAAAAGAGCCACGGTTACACAGACGATGAAATTCGGGACAAGCTGTTCCGAATCTGGGAGGTGATGGACAACAGCATCTTGGAAGGCGTCCAAGCAGCTCCAGATTCAACACTACCAGGCAGTCTGAAGTTGCATAGGCGAGCACCGGCGTTATATAGACGACTCACAAGAGGTTTATATCCTTCCTACACTACCTCGGCAAGCAATGCTACAGAGTCAGCTCAAGCCCAGTTACCGCTTGACAGTAAAGAACCGTCGCCTGGTTCACAAATGCCAGGATCCTTGACTACGGCGCCAaccccttcatcttctccaactgGCCGAAAAGACATGGCTATTAGGAGAGCGGCAGCTCTACGCACCCATGGCTCCTTTTCTCACCCAGTGCTGCCATCACCTCGAAGACGCACGACATTCCCAGCTA TGGACTATCTTACGGTGTATGCCATGGCTGTCAACGAGACTAACGCAGCAGGAGGACGCATTGTCACAGCTCCAACAAACGGTGCAGCTGGTATCATCCCCGCAGTGCTCAAGTATACTGTCGAATTCGTCAGCGACGACCCCGAGCGAGACATTTTGTCCTTCCTCTTAACAGCCGCTGCCATCGGTATGCTTTATAAGCGTGGTGCTACCATCTCAGCAGCCGAGGGTGGTTGCATGGCTGAGGTAGGCGTTGCCTGCTCCATGGCAGCCGGCGCATTCGCAGCATGCATGGGTGCTAGTCCTCAAACTATTGAGCAGGCCGCCGAGATTGGAATCGAGCATAATCTGGGCTTGACGTGCGACCCCATTGGCGGGTTGGTGCAAGCGCCATGCATCGAGCGCAATGCCTTGGGTGCCATCAAAGCCATTTCGAGCGCCAACCTGGCTCTGAGCGGCGAGACTGGCACACAAAAGGTCAGCCTTGATGATGCCATTCGGGCCATGCGCGTTACCGCGCAGGGCATGAGAAACGAGTTTAAAGAGACGAGCTTGAGTGGTTTGGCTACAAGTGTGCCACTTCATATTCCCGTCAGCGTGCCCGACTGCTAA